A window from Triticum aestivum cultivar Chinese Spring chromosome 6D, IWGSC CS RefSeq v2.1, whole genome shotgun sequence encodes these proteins:
- the LOC123146238 gene encoding protein BTR1, protein MEAPGSPYASSPESAPKRAPRSSPPPPQDRPDADHDAAEPEDDKEKPTHLRFLVSNTAAGCIIGKGGSTINDFQSQSGARIQLSRSHEFFPGTNDRIIMVSGLFDEVVKAMELVLEKLLSEGEESNEAEARPKFRLVVPNSSCGGIIGKGGATIKSFIEDSHAGIKISPQDNNFVGLHDRLVTITGPLNSQMRAIHLILSKLSEDVHYPPNLSSPFPYAGLGFPSYPAAVPVGYMIPQVPYNNAVNYGPNGYAAGGGGGGRYQNNKPGTPVRSPANNDAQESHTIGVADEHIGAVVGRAGRNITEIIQASGARIKISDRGDFIPGTSDRKVTITGTSEAIQAAEAMIMQRVTASQER, encoded by the exons ATGGAGGCCCCGGGCTCCCCCTACGCCTCCTCGCCCGAGTCCGCGCCCAAGCGCgcgccccgctcctccccgccgcCCCCGCAGGACCGCCCCGACGCCGACCACGACGCCGCCGAGCCCGAAG ATGACAAGGAGAAGCCAACGCATTTGAGGTTTCTGGTGTCTAATACAGCAGCAGGATGTATTATTGGCAAGGGTGGTTCAACTATTAATGACTTCCAATCTCAGTCTGGGGCTCGTATTCAATTATCGCGCAGCCATGAGTTTTTCCCTGGTACAAATGACAGAATCATCATGGTCTCTGGACTGTTTGACGAAGTAGTTAAGGCCATGGAGTTGGTTCTTGAGAAACTCTTATCAGAG GGGGAAGAATCTAATGAAGCTGAAGCTAGGCCTAAATTTAGACTTGTAGTTCCTAACAGCTCATGTGGTGGAATTATTGGTAAAGGAGGAGCAACAATCAA GTCATTTATTGAAGATTCACATGCTGGAATCAAGATTTCACCACAGGACAACAACTTTGTTGGTTTGCATGATAGGCTTGTTACTATCACAGGACCCTTAAACAGTCAGATGCGAGCCATACATTTGATATTAAGCAAATTGTCTGAGGATGTTCACTACCCACCGAATTTGAGTTCCCCATTTCCATATGCAG GCCTTGGTTTCCCTAGTTACCCTGCGGCTGTTCCTGTTGGCTATATGATTCCACAGGTGCCATATAATAATGCTGTGAACTATGGACCTAATGGGtatgctgctggtggtggtggtggtggaaggtaCCAAAACAACAAG CCTGGTACACCTGTTAGATCACCTGCTAATAATGATGCCCAAGAATCACACACCATAGGTGTTGCTGACGAACACATCGGTGCAGTTGTAGGGCGTGCAGGAAGGAACATAACAGAGATCATTCAG GCTAGTGGTGCCAGGATTAAGATATCAGATAGGGGCGATTTCATACCTGGCACATCTGACAG GAAAGTGACGATAACTGGAACATCAGAGGCCATCCAGGCGGCCGAGGCGATGATCATGCAGAGGGTGACGGCCAGTCAGGAGAGGTGA